In a single window of the Eshraghiella crossota genome:
- a CDS encoding DNA-directed RNA polymerase subunit beta: MEKNRLRPKKFGKNVRMSYSRQKEVLDMPNLIEVQKNSYKWFLEDGLKEVFEDISPITDYSGHLSLEFVDFMLCEDDKKYSIEECKERDATYAAPLKVKVRLYNKETDEIKEHDIFMGDLPLMTATGTFVINGAERVIVSQLVRSPGIYYEIGHDKIGKTLYSCTVIPNRGAWLEYETDSNDVFSVRVDRTRKVPVTVLIRALGFGTNAQIRELFGDEPKIEASIAKDPSVTEKSPNGGYEEGLLELYKKIRPGEPLSVDSAESLINAMFFDPRRYDLAKVGRYKFNKKLNFRNRIWGHKLAEDVVDVTTGEIIASAGDTLTKDSALAIQNAAVPYIWLAVEDRKVKVLSNMMVDITKHVDITEEEAKSLGIHEAVYYPVLKTILEENTSIDDIKEAIKKNASDLVPKHITVDDIIASINYNIHLEYGVGTKDDIDHLGNRRIRAVGELLQNQYRIGLSRMERVVRERMTTQDVEGASPQTLINIKPVTAAVKEFFGSSQLSQFMDQNNPLSEITHKRRLSALGPGGLSRDRAGFEVRDVHYTHYGRMCPIETPEGPNIGLINSLATYARINEYGFVEAPYRVVDKTDPKNPRVTEEVRYLTADEEDNYYVAQANAELDENGYFVKNSVSGRYREETSEFEKSKIDLMDVSPKMVFSVATSMIPFLQNDDANRALMGSNMQRQAVPLLTTDSAVVGTGMEYKTAVDSGACVVAEKGGLVDRATSTEIVILEDDGNRHSYQLTKFARSNQSNCYNQKPIVTKGDRVEAGDVIADGPSTSNGEIALGKNPLIGFMTWEGYNYEDAVLLSERLVRDDVYTSVHIEEYEAEARDTKLGPEEITREVPGVGEDALKDLDERGIIRIGAEVRAGDILVGKVTPKGETELTAEERLLRAIFGEKAREVRDTSLRVPHGEYGVIVDAKVFTRENGDDLNPGVNQSVRIYIAQKRKISVGDKMAGRHGNKGVVSRILPVEDMPYLPNGRPLDIVLNPLGVPSRMNIGQVLEIHLSLAARALGFKISTPVFDGANEKDIMDTLDLANDYVNLEWDEFKEKWDGKINEELMEYLGEHLDHRAEWKGVPISRDGKVRLRDGRTGEYFDSPVTIGHMHYLKLHHLVDDKIHARSTGPYSLVTQQPLGGKAQFGGQRFGEMEVWALEAYGASYTLQEILTVKSDDVVGRVKTYEAIIKGDNIPEPGIPESFKVLLEELRSLALDVKVLDENGDEVDIKENIGYAESDTSHEDLMSDNKAYGYEEAFGDFGYQKQEFVDGELSDVEEDTSDIADFDDSAFDSEE; this comes from the coding sequence ATGGAAAAAAACAGATTACGTCCTAAGAAATTTGGCAAGAACGTCAGAATGAGTTACTCAAGACAGAAAGAAGTTCTTGATATGCCTAATCTTATTGAAGTTCAGAAGAATTCATATAAGTGGTTCTTAGAGGATGGACTCAAAGAAGTTTTTGAAGATATATCGCCTATTACAGATTACAGTGGTCACCTTAGCCTTGAATTTGTAGACTTTATGTTATGTGAAGACGATAAGAAGTATTCTATTGAAGAATGTAAAGAAAGAGATGCAACATACGCAGCTCCTCTCAAAGTTAAAGTAAGACTTTATAACAAAGAAACAGACGAGATTAAAGAACATGACATTTTCATGGGAGATCTTCCATTAATGACAGCAACAGGAACCTTCGTTATTAATGGTGCAGAGCGAGTAATTGTAAGCCAGTTAGTCCGTTCTCCGGGAATCTATTATGAAATAGGTCATGATAAGATTGGTAAAACATTATATTCATGTACCGTTATACCTAACAGAGGTGCATGGTTAGAGTATGAAACAGACTCCAATGATGTATTTTCCGTGCGTGTAGATAGAACAAGAAAGGTACCTGTTACAGTTCTTATAAGAGCACTTGGTTTCGGAACCAATGCACAGATTCGTGAACTTTTCGGGGATGAACCTAAAATTGAAGCAAGTATAGCAAAAGATCCTTCAGTAACAGAGAAGAGCCCTAATGGCGGTTATGAAGAGGGTCTCTTAGAGTTATATAAAAAAATCCGTCCGGGTGAACCTCTTTCGGTTGATAGTGCAGAGAGCCTTATCAATGCAATGTTTTTTGACCCAAGAAGATACGACCTTGCTAAGGTAGGCCGCTATAAATTTAACAAGAAACTTAATTTCAGAAACAGAATCTGGGGACACAAGCTCGCAGAGGATGTTGTGGATGTTACTACAGGAGAAATTATTGCATCAGCCGGAGATACACTTACAAAGGATTCTGCCCTTGCTATCCAGAATGCGGCAGTACCTTATATATGGCTTGCCGTTGAAGACAGAAAAGTAAAAGTGCTTTCTAATATGATGGTTGATATTACAAAACATGTAGATATCACAGAGGAAGAGGCTAAGTCTCTTGGTATCCATGAAGCAGTATACTATCCTGTATTAAAGACAATCCTTGAAGAAAATACATCAATTGATGATATCAAGGAAGCTATTAAGAAGAACGCAAGTGATCTTGTACCAAAGCATATTACCGTTGATGATATTATTGCTTCTATTAATTACAATATACATCTTGAATATGGCGTTGGAACAAAGGATGATATCGATCATCTTGGAAACAGACGTATCAGGGCTGTAGGTGAATTGTTACAGAACCAGTACAGAATCGGTCTTTCAAGAATGGAAAGAGTTGTTAGGGAAAGAATGACAACTCAGGACGTTGAAGGAGCATCACCACAGACTTTAATTAATATCAAGCCTGTAACAGCTGCAGTTAAGGAATTTTTTGGAAGTTCGCAGTTGTCACAGTTTATGGATCAGAATAACCCTCTTAGTGAAATTACACATAAGAGACGTCTTTCAGCACTCGGACCTGGCGGACTTTCAAGAGATCGTGCCGGATTTGAGGTTCGAGATGTTCATTATACACATTATGGCAGAATGTGTCCTATTGAGACACCTGAAGGACCTAACATTGGTCTTATCAACTCACTTGCTACATACGCAAGAATTAATGAGTACGGATTTGTAGAAGCCCCATATCGTGTCGTAGATAAGACAGATCCTAAGAACCCAAGAGTAACAGAGGAAGTAAGATACCTTACTGCCGATGAAGAAGATAATTATTATGTAGCACAGGCTAATGCAGAACTTGACGAGAACGGATATTTCGTTAAGAACAGCGTATCAGGCCGTTACAGAGAGGAAACCTCGGAATTTGAAAAGAGCAAGATAGACCTTATGGATGTATCTCCTAAGATGGTATTCTCAGTTGCTACTTCAATGATTCCTTTCCTCCAGAACGACGATGCTAACCGAGCACTTATGGGATCTAACATGCAGCGTCAGGCGGTACCTCTTCTTACAACTGATTCAGCAGTAGTAGGAACAGGTATGGAATATAAGACAGCCGTTGACTCAGGTGCCTGTGTAGTAGCGGAAAAAGGCGGTCTTGTTGACAGAGCCACATCAACAGAAATTGTTATTCTTGAGGATGACGGAAACAGACATTCATACCAGCTTACCAAATTCGCAAGAAGTAACCAGAGCAACTGTTATAACCAGAAGCCAATCGTTACAAAGGGAGACAGAGTTGAAGCAGGCGATGTAATTGCGGATGGTCCATCAACTTCTAATGGTGAAATCGCATTAGGTAAGAACCCTCTCATCGGATTCATGACATGGGAAGGTTACAACTACGAGGATGCTGTTTTATTAAGTGAAAGACTTGTAAGAGATGATGTTTATACATCAGTTCATATAGAAGAATACGAAGCAGAAGCAAGAGATACCAAGCTTGGACCTGAAGAGATAACAAGAGAAGTTCCGGGCGTTGGTGAAGATGCACTTAAAGACCTTGATGAAAGAGGTATTATAAGAATTGGTGCAGAAGTCCGTGCCGGAGATATTCTTGTAGGTAAAGTTACACCTAAGGGTGAGACAGAGCTTACAGCCGAAGAGAGACTTTTAAGAGCCATTTTTGGTGAGAAGGCAAGAGAGGTAAGAGATACTTCACTCAGAGTTCCTCACGGAGAGTATGGTGTTATAGTTGATGCTAAGGTATTTACAAGAGAGAACGGGGATGACCTCAATCCGGGCGTTAATCAGTCGGTTCGTATCTACATCGCACAGAAGAGAAAGATTTCTGTAGGTGATAAGATGGCCGGACGTCATGGTAACAAGGGTGTCGTTTCAAGAATTTTACCTGTAGAAGATATGCCATATCTTCCAAATGGACGACCTCTTGACATCGTTCTTAATCCTCTTGGTGTACCATCACGTATGAATATCGGTCAGGTTCTTGAGATTCACTTAAGCCTTGCAGCGAGAGCACTTGGATTTAAGATATCAACACCTGTATTTGACGGTGCTAACGAAAAAGATATTATGGATACACTTGATCTTGCCAACGATTATGTAAATCTTGAATGGGATGAATTCAAAGAAAAATGGGACGGCAAGATAAATGAAGAACTTATGGAATATCTTGGTGAACACCTTGACCATAGAGCAGAATGGAAAGGCGTTCCTATTTCAAGAGATGGTAAAGTAAGATTGAGAGATGGTAGAACAGGAGAATATTTTGACAGCCCTGTTACAATCGGACACATGCATTACCTTAAGCTTCATCATCTTGTTGATGATAAGATTCATGCACGTTCGACCGGTCCTTACTCACTTGTTACACAGCAGCCACTTGGTGGTAAAGCACAATTTGGTGGACAGCGTTTCGGTGAAATGGAAGTTTGGGCTCTTGAAGCATATGGTGCTTCATATACGCTTCAGGAAATCCTTACAGTTAAGTCAGATGACGTTGTAGGACGTGTTAAGACATACGAAGCAATTATCAAAGGTGATAATATTCCTGAACCGGGTATTCCTGAATCCTTCAAGGTACTTCTTGAAGA
- the rplL gene encoding 50S ribosomal protein L7/L12, with product MTTQEIIEVIKGLTVLELNDLVKACEEEFGVSAAAGVVVAAAGAGAAAEEEKTEFDVELTEGSGVPVIKVVREITGLGLKEAKDLVTAAPKVVKEGVSKEEAEDIKKKLEEAGAKATIK from the coding sequence ATGACAACTCAGGAAATCATTGAAGTTATTAAAGGATTAACAGTATTAGAATTAAACGATCTTGTAAAAGCATGTGAAGAAGAATTCGGCGTATCTGCAGCAGCAGGCGTTGTAGTTGCAGCAGCAGGCGCAGGCGCAGCAGCTGAAGAAGAAAAGACAGAATTTGACGTTGAACTTACAGAAGGTTCTGGTGTTCCAGTAATCAAAGTTGTTCGTGAAATCACAGGTCTTGGACTTAAAGAAGCTAAGGATCTTGTTACAGCAGCTCCTAAGGTTGTTAAAGAAGGCGTTAGCAAAGAAGAAGCTGAAGACATCAAGAAGAAACTTGAAGAAGCAGGCGCTAAAGCTACAATCAAATAA
- the rplJ gene encoding 50S ribosomal protein L10, translated as MAKVEIKKPIVDEIIECLNGAKSAVLADYRGLTVEQDTALRKKMREAGVIYKVYKNTMIKRAVAGTEFEALVPDLEGPTAIAISKEDATAPARILFGFAKTADALQLKSGVVEGTYYDEKGIQVIATIPSREELLSKFLGSIQSPVTNFARVIKQIAEKNEAEA; from the coding sequence ATGGCAAAGGTTGAGATTAAGAAGCCTATAGTTGATGAAATCATTGAATGCCTTAACGGTGCTAAGTCAGCAGTTCTTGCAGACTACCGTGGACTTACAGTTGAGCAGGATACAGCTCTTCGTAAGAAAATGAGAGAAGCAGGCGTTATATATAAGGTTTATAAGAATACAATGATTAAGCGTGCTGTTGCCGGTACAGAATTTGAAGCACTTGTACCAGACCTTGAAGGTCCTACAGCAATCGCTATTTCTAAGGAAGATGCAACAGCTCCTGCAAGAATCCTTTTCGGATTTGCTAAGACTGCTGATGCATTACAGCTTAAATCAGGTGTTGTTGAAGGAACATATTATGATGAGAAAGGTATCCAGGTAATTGCTACTATCCCATCAAGAGAAGAACTCCTTTCAAAATTCCTTGGAAGTATTCAGTCACCAGTTACAAACTTCGCTCGTGTTATTAAGCAGATTGCTGAAAAGAACGAAGCAGAAGCATAA
- the rplA gene encoding 50S ribosomal protein L1 — MKRGKKYVEAAKLVDRTATYSAEEAVALVKKASTAKFDETVEAHIRTGCDGRHAEQQIRGAVVLPHGTGKTVRVLVFAKGAKATEAEAAGADFVGGEELIPKIQNEGWFDFDVVVATPDMMGVVGRLGRVLGPKGLMPNPKAGTVTMDVTKAIADIKAGKIEYRLDKTNIVHVTVGKVSFTEEMLADNFKAIMDAIVKAKPSALKGQYIKNITLTSTMGPGVKVDTTKYLA; from the coding sequence ATGAAAAGAGGCAAAAAATACGTTGAAGCGGCTAAATTAGTAGACCGCACAGCAACATACAGCGCTGAAGAAGCCGTAGCATTAGTTAAGAAAGCTTCAACAGCAAAATTTGATGAGACAGTAGAAGCACATATCAGAACAGGTTGTGACGGACGTCATGCTGAGCAGCAGATTCGTGGTGCAGTAGTTCTTCCTCACGGAACAGGTAAGACAGTAAGAGTTCTTGTTTTCGCTAAGGGCGCTAAGGCAACAGAAGCAGAAGCAGCAGGAGCAGATTTCGTAGGCGGCGAAGAACTCATTCCAAAGATTCAGAACGAAGGATGGTTTGACTTCGACGTTGTTGTAGCTACACCTGATATGATGGGTGTTGTTGGTCGTCTCGGTAGAGTACTCGGACCAAAGGGCTTAATGCCAAACCCTAAAGCCGGTACAGTTACTATGGATGTAACAAAAGCAATAGCAGATATCAAAGCCGGTAAGATTGAATACAGACTTGACAAGACTAACATCGTGCATGTTACAGTTGGTAAAGTATCTTTCACAGAAGAGATGCTTGCAGACAACTTCAAGGCTATTATGGATGCAATCGTTAAAGCTAAACCTTCAGCATTAAAAGGACAGTATATTAAGAACATTACTCTTACATCTACAATGGGTCCTGGCGTTAAGGTTGATACAACAAAGTATCTTGCATAA
- the rplK gene encoding 50S ribosomal protein L11: MAKKVTGYIKLQIAAGKATPAPPVGPALGQHGVNIVEFTKQFNAKTADMGDTVVPVVITVYADRSFSFITKTPPAAVLLKKACNIKSGSGVPNKTKVAKISKADLQKIAELKMPDLNAASVEAAMSMIAGTARSMGITVEE; encoded by the coding sequence ATGGCAAAGAAAGTAACAGGTTATATCAAATTACAGATTGCTGCCGGCAAAGCTACACCAGCTCCACCAGTTGGTCCAGCACTTGGTCAGCACGGTGTAAACATCGTTGAATTTACAAAGCAGTTCAACGCAAAGACAGCAGATATGGGAGATACAGTCGTCCCTGTTGTAATTACAGTTTATGCAGACAGAAGTTTCAGTTTCATTACAAAGACTCCACCTGCAGCAGTTCTTCTTAAGAAGGCATGTAACATTAAATCAGGTTCAGGCGTACCTAACAAGACAAAGGTTGCTAAGATTTCTAAAGCAGATCTCCAGAAGATCGCTGAATTGAAGATGCCTGACTTAAATGCAGCTTCAGTTGAAGCAGCTATGAGCATGATCGCCGGTACTGCAAGAAGTATGGGTATCACAGTAGAAGAATAA
- the nusG gene encoding transcription termination/antitermination protein NusG: MSGASWYVVHTYSGYENKVKANIEKTIENRHLEDQILEVSVPLQDAVEIKNGVKKQVQKKIFPGYVLIHMILNDDTWYVVRNTRGVTGFVGPGSKPVPLTDEEMNNLGISIGKVAAEYSLGDTVMAISGVWENTVGEIKSINDNKQTVTITVDMFGRETPVELGFTEIRHI, encoded by the coding sequence ATATCAGGAGCTAGCTGGTATGTAGTTCATACATATTCAGGCTACGAGAATAAAGTTAAAGCTAACATCGAGAAAACAATCGAAAACAGACACCTTGAAGATCAGATTCTTGAAGTTTCCGTTCCTTTACAGGATGCAGTAGAAATTAAGAATGGTGTTAAGAAACAGGTTCAGAAAAAAATCTTCCCTGGATATGTACTTATTCATATGATTCTGAACGATGACACATGGTATGTTGTAAGAAATACAAGAGGTGTTACGGGATTTGTAGGTCCGGGATCCAAGCCGGTTCCGCTTACAGATGAAGAGATGAACAACCTCGGTATCAGCATTGGCAAGGTTGCGGCTGAATACTCACTGGGTGATACTGTTATGGCAATATCCGGGGTATGGGAAAATACTGTCGGAGAGATCAAGAGTATTAATGACAACAAACAGACTGTTACAATTACAGTAGATATGTTTGGACGTGAGACACCTGTTGAGTTAGGCTTTACAGAAATACGTCATATTTAA
- the secE gene encoding preprotein translocase subunit SecE, producing MGDSEKEILNNTSIDDVTVEELTMKTAKTSKGRKKSEKVGFFASMKAEFKKIIWPNRQSLGRQTLAVLVCTVVLGLIIFGLDFVISTGFDKIFVK from the coding sequence ATGGGTGATTCTGAAAAGGAAATTCTTAACAACACATCAATTGATGATGTAACTGTTGAAGAATTAACTATGAAAACAGCGAAGACTTCTAAAGGCAGAAAGAAGTCTGAAAAGGTTGGATTCTTTGCTTCAATGAAAGCAGAATTCAAGAAAATCATCTGGCCTAATCGTCAGTCACTTGGAAGACAGACACTTGCAGTATTGGTCTGCACAGTTGTTCTCGGACTTATAATTTTCGGACTTGATTTTGTTATATCAACAGGTTTCGATAAAATATTTGTTAAATAG
- the rpmG gene encoding 50S ribosomal protein L33 — translation MRVKITLACTECKQRNYNMTKDKKTHPDRMETKKYCRFCKSHTMHKETK, via the coding sequence ATGCGTGTTAAAATTACATTAGCTTGTACAGAATGCAAACAGCGTAACTATAATATGACAAAGGATAAGAAGACTCATCCTGACAGAATGGAAACAAAGAAATATTGCAGATTCTGTAAGTCACACACAATGCATAAGGAAACAAAATAG
- a CDS encoding sigma-70 family RNA polymerase sigma factor — protein MGNGYFFADMCELYDYCKENVIKEAKAKFGKETVAEDISSEIFYKITEHSEWFFKLDGTKQKDYVEKIKDKVFTKYQKEWEQSYSIKFDEDLYGKYYNNNDRILFMEEESARSNFNCLSPAEKRAAEKRYIENKSISQIAKDENTTENAVSKRLSRARNKIKSETGK, from the coding sequence TTGGGTAATGGTTATTTTTTTGCAGACATGTGCGAACTTTACGATTATTGCAAAGAAAATGTGATAAAAGAAGCAAAAGCAAAGTTTGGAAAAGAAACTGTAGCAGAGGATATATCCAGTGAGATTTTCTACAAAATCACCGAACATTCCGAATGGTTTTTCAAGCTTGACGGTACAAAACAAAAAGATTATGTGGAAAAAATTAAGGATAAGGTATTTACAAAGTATCAAAAGGAGTGGGAACAAAGCTACAGCATAAAGTTTGACGAAGACCTCTATGGAAAATACTATAATAACAATGACAGAATACTTTTCATGGAGGAAGAATCGGCAAGGAGTAATTTTAACTGCCTGTCGCCCGCGGAGAAAAGAGCGGCAGAAAAACGATATATAGAGAATAAAAGTATCAGCCAGATAGCAAAAGACGAGAATACGACAGAAAATGCCGTGTCAAAAAGGCTGTCACGGGCAAGAAATAAGATAAAGTCAGAAACCGGCAAATAA
- a CDS encoding CgeB family protein, which yields MRILFYRWKAYNQFDLIQNLEQRGHIVDEITGEMANYESDEPFALCLREQFDRAEYDLVMTVNFFPLISNECEKRRIRYVAWCCDSPISAMYNDAVFNKSNIIFTFDLWNQLEFKDMGAPVYYLPLCADTVRNDKITGGAVPDGYDYDISFVGSMYKKNMYDEVYDHMTDYLKGYFDAALKMQVNINEYMIEDILDGKILAEIERHFVLNKSEHSFQKLALTFSTTVLSFKIARLERQSIISKLSENYRTDIFTDDMEPEFGFAKKHGTVDYWSQAPLIYNRSKINLNLSLKSIRTGIPLRVFDILSCGGFCMTNNQPELGLYFKDGIDLVTFDSYEDLQKKTEYYLSHEDERKNIALNGYEKVKKLHQYSNRLDEMRKYIPEI from the coding sequence ATGAGAATATTATTTTACCGCTGGAAAGCATATAATCAGTTTGATCTTATACAAAATCTTGAACAAAGAGGACATATTGTAGACGAAATAACGGGCGAGATGGCTAATTACGAAAGTGATGAGCCTTTCGCCCTTTGTTTGCGTGAGCAGTTTGACCGTGCAGAGTATGACCTTGTGATGACTGTCAATTTTTTTCCTCTTATATCCAATGAATGTGAAAAAAGAAGAATACGATATGTGGCATGGTGCTGCGACAGCCCTATTTCAGCTATGTATAATGATGCGGTTTTTAATAAATCCAACATTATATTTACATTTGATTTGTGGAACCAGCTTGAATTTAAAGATATGGGAGCACCTGTATATTACCTGCCGCTGTGTGCGGATACAGTCCGTAATGACAAGATAACAGGAGGTGCGGTTCCTGATGGATACGATTATGACATATCCTTTGTGGGAAGCATGTATAAGAAAAACATGTACGACGAAGTATATGACCATATGACGGATTACCTTAAAGGTTATTTTGATGCGGCATTAAAAATGCAGGTTAATATTAACGAATATATGATAGAAGACATTCTTGATGGTAAAATTCTTGCCGAGATAGAGAGGCATTTTGTGCTTAATAAGTCGGAACATTCTTTCCAGAAGCTTGCACTGACTTTTTCAACAACGGTTCTTTCATTCAAAATAGCAAGACTTGAACGACAGAGTATTATATCAAAATTATCGGAGAATTACAGAACCGATATATTTACAGATGATATGGAACCGGAATTTGGGTTTGCAAAAAAACACGGTACCGTGGACTATTGGAGCCAGGCACCTCTTATATATAACAGAAGTAAAATTAATCTCAATCTTTCTTTAAAAAGCATCAGGACAGGTATCCCATTAAGGGTGTTTGACATATTAAGCTGCGGAGGCTTTTGCATGACCAATAACCAGCCGGAGCTTGGTCTGTATTTTAAAGATGGAATAGACCTTGTTACATTCGATTCCTATGAGGATTTGCAAAAGAAGACAGAATATTATCTCAGCCATGAAGACGAAAGAAAAAACATTGCCCTGAATGGTTACGAAAAAGTTAAAAAACTTCACCAGTACAGTAACAGACTGGACGAAATGAGAAAATATATCCCTGAAATATAA
- the flgN gene encoding flagellar export chaperone FlgN: MSEAVNYLQVLSESLDKKIDILKQLEALTAAQKEIIDKGEFDEEAFNDNVDSKAALIDELEKLDTGFQILYDNIKNQIEGNKDRYKQEIAALQVKIKTITDLSLALQVAEQRNNVIVRNRFNSIRKDVYQAKKNREVASNYYKSMNNISSQSYFMDKKK; this comes from the coding sequence ATGAGCGAAGCAGTTAATTATTTGCAGGTTTTATCAGAGAGCCTTGATAAAAAAATTGATATATTAAAGCAGCTGGAAGCTCTTACGGCAGCACAGAAAGAAATCATAGATAAGGGAGAGTTTGACGAAGAAGCATTCAATGATAATGTTGACAGTAAAGCTGCCCTTATTGATGAACTTGAAAAGCTGGACACAGGCTTTCAGATATTGTATGACAATATCAAAAACCAGATAGAAGGCAATAAAGACCGATATAAACAGGAAATTGCCGCATTGCAGGTTAAAATTAAAACCATTACGGATTTAAGCCTTGCACTTCAGGTTGCGGAACAGCGTAACAATGTAATTGTACGGAACAGATTTAATTCAATCAGAAAAGACGTATATCAGGCAAAGAAAAACAGGGAAGTTGCAAGTAACTACTACAAGAGCATGAATAATATTTCATCACAGTCATATTTTATGGATAAGAAAAAATGA
- the fliS gene encoding flagellar export chaperone FliS yields the protein MTNASGYDMYQKNKVMTASPAELTLMLYEGAIKFINVAIMGIDQKNIEKAHNNIVKATRIIEEFRNSLDFKYPVAKDFDVVYEYILRRLVEANVHKDKEILEECLTHLRSMRDTWKEVMQTGRPS from the coding sequence ATGACAAATGCATCAGGATATGACATGTATCAGAAAAATAAAGTTATGACAGCCTCTCCGGCGGAACTGACCCTTATGCTTTATGAAGGTGCCATTAAATTTATTAATGTTGCCATTATGGGTATAGACCAGAAAAATATTGAGAAAGCACATAACAATATCGTTAAGGCAACAAGAATAATAGAAGAGTTCAGGAATTCCCTGGATTTCAAGTACCCTGTGGCAAAGGACTTTGACGTTGTTTATGAATATATTTTAAGAAGGCTTGTGGAAGCTAACGTTCATAAGGATAAAGAAATTCTTGAAGAGTGCCTTACTCATTTAAGAAGTATGAGAGACACATGGAAAGAGGTAATGCAGACAGGCAGACCAAGTTAA